The Agrococcus carbonis sequence GCCCGCCTCGCGGCCGGCGGCATCCGCCGACCCCGCCTGATCGCCCTCGGGCGCGGCACGCGCCGACGGTGGGAGGATGGGCGCATGACCGATGCGACGACGAAGGCCCAGGACTCGGCCGCCCCTGCCACCTCCAACCGCTCGACGACGCCGACGTCGTCGGCGTTCACCGAGCACATCCAGTCGGGATGGGCCGACCGCGAGGACGCGGCGCCCGAGCCCCGCGCCGCCGCCGCGTTCGCCGCCGAGCGCCGCGCGCGCATCTCGGCGCTGCACCCGGGCGTGCGCCTCGTGGTGCCCGCGGGCGGGCTCAAGGTGCGCTCGAACGACACCGACTACCCCTTCCGCGCGCACCCCGACTTCACGTACCTCACCGGCTGGGGATCGGATGCGGAGCCCGACTCGGTGCTCGTGCTCGAGCCCGAGGGTGACGGCCAGGGCGAGGGCCACCGCGCCACGCTCTACTTCCGCGGGCCCGCCGGGCGCGGCACGACCGAGTTCTACGCGAATCCCGCGATCGGCGAGTTCTGGGTCGGCCCGCGCCCCTCGCTCGACCACGTCGCCGCCGACCTCGGCGTCGCGACCGCCGACCTCGGCGAGCTCGAGGGCGCGCTCGCCGGCACCGGCGCCGCGCTCGTCGTCACGGGCGCCGACCCGGCCGTCGAGGCGCTCGTCACGGGCGCCAACCCCGACGGCGACGTGCTCGCGCGCGACCTGAGCGAGCTGCGCCTCGTGAAGGACGCGCACGAGGTCGCCGAGATCCAGGCGGCCGTCGACGCGACCGCGCGCGGCTTCGACGACGTGATCGCCGACCTGACCGAGGCCACCCGCCATGAGCGCGGCGAGCGCGTGGTCGAGGGCGCCTTCCAACGCCGCGCGCGGCTCGACGGCAACGCGGTCGGCTACGACACGATCGCCGCCTCCGGGCACCACGCGTGCTACCTGCACTGGACGCGCAACGACGGCGCGGTGCGCGCCGGCGACCTCATCCTGCTCGACGCCGGCGTCGAGGTCGACAGCCTCTACACCGCCGACATCACGCGCACGCTGCCGATCTCCGGCACGTTCTCGCCGCTGCAGCGGAAGGTCTACGAGGCCGTGCTCGAGGCCGCCGACGCCGCGTTCGCGATCGTGCGGCCCGGCATCGTGTTCAAGGAGGTGCACGCCGCCGCGATGGAGGTCATCGCGCGCCGCACCGCCGAGTGGGGCCTGCTGCCGATCTCCGCCGAGGAGAGCCTGCAGCCCGACCAGCAGCTGCACCGTCGCTGGATGGTGCACGGCACGAGCCACCACCTCGGCCTCGACGTGCACGACTGCGCGCAGGCCCGGCGCGACTTCTACCACGACGGGATCGTGCGCGAGGGGATGGTCTTCACGATCGAGCCCGGCCTCTACTTCCAGGCCGACGACCTCACCGTGCCCGAGGAGCTGCGCGGCATCGGCGTGCGCATCGAGGACGACATCCTCGTCACCGCCGAGGGCGCCGTGAACCTCTCGGGTGCCATCCCGCGCACGGCGGATGCGGTGGAGGCGTGGATGCGCGAGGTGCGGGAGCGCTGACGCCGGCCGGTCAGCCGGCGACGAGCGTGATCGCGATCCCGAGCATCACGGCAGCGATGGCCCCGTCGAGGACGCGCCAGGCGCGCTCGGTGCGCAGCAGCGGCGCGAGGTAGCGCGCGCCGTAGCCGAAGAGCACGAACCACAGCGTGCTGCCGGCGATGCCGCCCGCGAGGAACCACCAGCGCGCTTCGCCGTGCGTCGCGGCGACCGAGCCGAGCACGACCGTCGTCTCGACGATCGCGTGCGGGTTGAGCCACGTGACGGCGAGGATCGTGCCGAGCGTCACGAGCCGGCCGCGGCGCGTCCGGACGGCGACCGCTCCCCCGGCGGCGTCCTCGGCCGCATTCGGCGCGTCCGCGGCCTGCAGCGAGCCGCCGCCGCGCCAGGCGCGGCGGGCGCTGAGGAGCACGTAGCCGAGGATGAACAGCGCCCCCGCCCAGCGGGCCACCGTCTCGAGCCAGGGCTGCGAGGTCACGAGCGTCGCGACGCCCGCGACGCCGATCGCCTGCAGGATCGCGTCGCTCACGACGCACACGAGCACCACGAGCCCGACGTGCTCGCGCCGCAGGCCCTGCCGCAGCACCACGGCGTTCTGCGCGCCGATCGAGACGATGAGGCCGAGGCACAGCCCGAGGCCCGACACGAGGGCGATGACATGCTGCTGCTCCATGCCCGCCACGCTATTGAGCCGACCGGATGCAGTCCAACGATAGATCCTGGAGCGTCGTAAGCGTTCCTTCATCTATCGTGGCGACGTGGACCTGCCGCTCGAGCACCTGCGCACCCTCGCCGCCGCCGTCGATGCCGGGACGCTCGATCGCGCGGCGGCGCAGCTCGGCGTCACGCCGAGCGCCGTGAGCCAGCGCATCCGGGCGATCGAGCAGCGCGTCGGCCGCATCGTGCTGCAGCGCACCAAGCCGGTGCGCCCGACCGCCGCTGGCGAGCCGCTCGTGCGGCTCGCCCGCCAGCTCGGCCTGCTCGAGCGCGAGGCGCTCGACGCGCTCGGCGCCGACGACGCCGGCGGCGGGCCCCGCGTCGCGCTCGCGGTCAACGCCGATTCGCTCATCACGTGGTTCCTGCCCGTGCTCGCGCGGGTCACCGCCGAGCGCGCGGTCACGTTCGAGCTGCACCGCGAGGACCAGGAGCGCACCGCGCAGCTGCTCGAGGCCGGCACCGTCATGGGCGCCGTCACCGCGCAGCGCGAGCCGGTCTCCGGCTGCGTCTCGTCGCCGCTCGGGCGGATGCGCTACGTGCCGGTCGCCGAGCGCGCGTTCGCCGAGCGGTGGCTGCCGGAGGGCCCGACCGCTGCGGCGCTCGAGCGCGCCCCGCTCGTCGACTTCGACGCGCACGACACGCTGCAGACGGCGTTCGCGCGGCTGCGCGGCGCGGAGTCCACGGGACCTCGGCACGTCATCAGCGCATCCGCCGAGTTCGCGGAGGCCGTGCGCATGGGCCTCGGCTGGGGCATGCTGCTGCCCGGGCAGTTCGAGGCCGGCGTCGCCGACGGCTCGCTCGTCGTGCTCTCGGACGAGACGATCGAGGTGCCGCTGTGGTGGCAGCGCTGGAACCTCGCCTCCCCGCTGCTCGACCTCGTGAGCGACGCGGTCGCGGATGCGGCGCGCGCGTCGGACGCGCTCGTGTGACGCCGCGGCGACCCGCTACGGCGCGGGCGGCGCCTGGGGGTCGCGCGATGCGGGGCCCTGCCCCGGCTCGGCCGATGGTGCCTCGTCGGGGGAAGTCGGCTCGGGAGTCGAGGGCATGCGCTGCTCGGGCGCGGGCGGCGGCGCCGCCTGCAGCTGCGCCTCGGTGGGCACCGTGCCCTGCTGCTGACCGGCCTGGCGCTGCCCGATGATGTGCATCGCGCGGCCCGCGCTCTCCTGCGGCGCGACGACGTCGTAGCGGCTCGCGAGCACCTGCTGCGTCGACGCGAAGTCGCGCTTGCGGCGCACGATCGAGTGCTGCACGACCGAGAGCAGGATGCCGAAGGCGAGCCCCAGCAGCGGGAAGACGAGCACGGAGCCGACGGCCTCGGGCACGAAGAGCAGGAACATGAGCCCCATGAACGCGCCGAAGCCGAGGCCCCGGAGGGCGCCGCGCATCGCGACCTTGCCCCACGTGAGGCGGCCGACGATGCGCTCGACGAGCTTGAGGTCGTTGCCGATGATCGCGAGCCCGGCGAGCTCGGTGTCGGAGCCCGACACCTTGGCGATGGCCGCCTGCGCCTGGTCGTAGGTCTCGTACGACGCGACGACGACGCCGCGCGGCAGGCCCTGGTCGCCTGCGGCCGCTCGCTGGAACATGGTCACCCGGCAATCCTCCCACGCGGCCCGTCGAGGGCACGGGCGGGTTCGCTGTGAGCGTCAGGCTCGCGCGGTACGTTGGACGCCATGAGCGCTCCGACCGTCTTCGTCGCCCGCCTCGCGGGTGCGGGCGTGTTCGACCCCGCGGGCGAGCGCATCGGCAAGGTGCGCGACGTCGTCACCGTGCCGCGCCAGGACGCCTCGCCGCGCGTCGTCGGGCTCGTCGTCGAGGACCGCGGGCGCCAGCGCGTCTTCCTCTCGATCGGCCGCGTGCTCTCGATCGGCGGCGGCCAGCTCATCGCGTCGGCCATCAGCGAGCGCCGCTTCAGCCAGCGCGGCTCCGAGCGCCTGCTGCTCGCCGACGTCATCGGCCGCACCGTCACCCTGCAGGACGGCACGACGGCGCTCGTCGAGGACCTCTCGATCGCCGAGCGGGGTCCCGGCGAGTGGGAGGTGCACGAGCTCTTCCTCCGCAAGCCCAAGACCGGCCCGTTCGGCAAGGGGCCGACGACCCTCGCGCTCTGGAACGAGGTTCGGCACGAGCTCGACGCCGAGCACGACACCGAGCACCTGCTCGCCGCGCTCGAGGAGCTGCCGGCCGCCGACGCCGCCTCGGCGATGCTCGACCTGCCGACGCAGCGCATGATCGAGGTCGCCGAGGACCTCTCGGACGACCGCCTTGCCGACATCCTCGAGGAGATGCACGAGGATCGGCAGCTCGAGATCCTCGACGCCCTCGGCGACCACCGCATGGCCGACGTGCTCGACCAGATGGAGCCCGACGACGCCGCCGACCTCATCGGTCACATGCCCGCCGAGCGCGGCGAGACGCTGCTCGAGCTCATGGACCCCGAGGAGGCGGAGGACGTGCGCATGCTGCTCTCGTTCGGCGCCGACACCGCGGGCGGCCTCATGACGACCGAGCCGATCATCCTCGCCTCCGACGCGACCGTCGCCGAGGCGCTCGCGCTCATGCGCCGCCACGAGGTCGCGCCCGCGCTCGCCGCCGCGATCTGCGTGACGCTGCCGCCCTACGAGGCCCCCACCGGCCGCTTCCTCGGCATGGTGCACTTCCAGCGGCTGCTGCGGTACCCGCCCAACGAGCGCGTCGGCACGCTGCTCGACGAGCTCATCGAGCCGGTGCTCGTGAGCGACACCGCGGCCGAGGTCACGCGCCGGATGGCCGCCTACAACCTCGTCTCGGTGCCCGTCGTCGACCCCGCGGGGCGGCTCGTCGGCGTCGTCACGATCGACGACGTGCTCGACCACCTGCTGCCGGCCGACTGGCGCGCGCAGGAGGAGGGATCGCATGGCTGACCGCGAGCGCGACCAGCGCGACCGCGACGAGTCCTTCGCGCGCCCCAAGGCGCGCCGACGCATCCGCATGCCCCAGTCGAAGGATCGCTTCGGGCGGTTCACCGAGGCGTTCGCGCGCGGGATGGGGACGCCCGCGTTCCTCATCGGCATGACCGTCTTCTGCGGGTTCTGGCTCACCTACAACTCGATCGCGCCGGCCGAGGCGCAGTTCGACCCCCAGGACCAGGGCTTTCCGCTGCTCACGCTCGTGCTGAGCCTGCAGGCCTCCTACGCCGCGCCCCTGCTGCTGCTCGCGCAGAACCGCCAGGACGACCGCGACCGCGTGCAGATCGAGCAGGACCGCCTGCGCGCCGAGCGCAACCTCAACGACACCGAGTACCTCGCGCGCGAGGTCGTGGCGCTGCGCATGGCGATGCGCGACATGGCCACGCGCGAGTTCATCCGCGCCGAGCTGCGATCGTTCGTCGACGACCTCGACGAGCGGCGCGCGCGCGACGAGCCGTGACGGGCACGCCGTGACCGCGAGCCTCGACCCGGCGCTCGAGCGCGCCCTCCGGGCGGTCATCGACCCCGAGATCCGCCGCCCGCTCGTCGAGCTCGACATGATCCCCTCGGCGACCCTCGACGGCGGCGTCGCGCGCATCGCGCTCGAGCTCACCGTGGCCGCGTGCCCCGCGGCCGACCGGATCGAGGCGGATGTGCGGCAGGCGGCCGCGCAGGTCGAGGGCGTCGAGCGCGTCGAGGTCGCCGTCGGCGTCATGGAGCCCGCGACGCGGCAGGCGCTCGTCGAGCGGCTGCGCGGCTCGCGCCCGCAGCAGTTCGGGCCCGGGACCCTCACGCGCATCATCGCGATCGCGAGCGGGAAGGGCGGCGTGGGCAAGTCGACCGTGACGGCGAACCTCGCGGTCGCGCTCGCGGCTCGCGGCCTCGCGGTCGGCGTCATCGACGCCGACGTCCACGGCTACTCGATCCCGGCGCTGCTCGGCACCGACGCGCGGCCGACCCGGGTCGGCGACATGATGATGCCGCCCGAGGCGCACGGCGTGCGCCTCGTCTCGATCGGCATGTTCGTCGAGGGCAACCGCTCGGTCTCGTGGCGCGGGCCGATGCTGCACCGCACCCTCGCGCAGTTCCTCACCGACGTGTGGTGGGGCGACCTCGACGTGCTGCTCATCGACATGCCGCCGGGCACGGGCGACGTCGCGATCTCGCTCGGCCAGCTGCTGCCGCACGCCGAGGTGCTCGTCGTCACGACGCCCCAGAGCGCCGCCGCCGACGTCGCCGAGCGCGCGGCCGAGGTCGCGCGCCAGACCGGCCAGTCCGTGCTCGGCGTCGTCGAGAACATGGCGGGCCTGCCCCAGCCCGACGGCACGATCCTCGAGCTGTTCGGCTCCGGCGGCGGCGACGAGGCCGCGCGGCGCCTGGGCGTGCCGCTGCTCGCGCGCATCCCGCTCTCGATCGCGCTCCGCGAGGGCGGCGACGCGGGCGCGCCCGTCGTGGCGTCGACACCCGCCGACCCCGCCGCATCCGCCGTCATCCGCCTCGCCGAGGCGCTGCGCGGCACGCGACCGATCGCCGGGCGCTCGCTGCCGCTCGCCCCCGCGTGAGGGCGCGGTCGCGCCGCGTCAGGTCGCCTCGTCGTCGAACCGCATCGGCCCCTGCTGCCGACGCGGCAGCGACGTGACCGAGGCGACGGCGGATGCGGCCGCCGCGGTCCGGAAGTCGGGGCGCGCGGGCGGGTCGTCGCGCAGGGCGTCGCGCACGATGCGCCGCGGGTCGTACTGGCGCGGGTCGAGCTTGCGCCAGTCGACCTCGTCGAACTCGGGCCCCATCTCCTCGCGCATGCGCTCCTTCGCGCCGCCGGCGAGGTCGCGCAGGCCGCGCACGAGCGTGCCGAGGCGCTCCGCGAGCGCGGGCAGCCGCTCGGGGCCGATGAGCACGGCCGCGAGGATCGCGATGATCAGCAGCTTGTCGAGGGTGATGCCGGCGAGGGACACCCCTCCAGGGTAGTCGAGCCGCGCGGCGAGCCTCGGCGGTGCGGATGCGTGCCCATGGGTACGCTCGAGGCCGGAGGAACCGTGCAGACATCACCGCTCATCGCCAAGTACCTCGACGACCTCGCCGCGGAGGACGAGGTGCTCACCGGAGCGCGAGACGCCTCGGTCGAGCTCGGCATCACCCCCATCGCGCCCGCCGTGGGCGCCCAGCTCGCCGCGATCGCCGCCGCGACGCAGGCGAGCGCGATCCTCGAGGTGGGCACGGGCGCCGGCGTGAGCGGCCTCTGGCTGCTGCGCGGCGCGCCCGGCGCGACCCTCACGTCGATCGACACCGAGCTCGACCATCAGCAGCACGCGCGCTCGTCGTTCGCCCGCGCGGGCATCCCGGTGACCCGCGCGAGGCTCATCACGGGCCGAGCGCGCGACGTGCTGCCGCGCATGAACGAGTCGAGCTACGACATCGTGCTCATCGACGCGGATCCCGCGGGGCTCCTCGAGTACGTCGAGCACGCGCTCTCGCTCGTGCGGGTCGGCGGCTCGGTGCTCGTCGCGCACGCGCTGCTGGGCGGTCGGGTCGCCGACCCCGCCCAGCGGGGCGACGCCGTGGCCGACCTCCGCGCGCTGCTGCGCGAGCTCTCGACCTCGGATGCCGTGCGCGCCGCGATCAGCCCGGTCGGCGACGGCCTGCTGCAGATCGTGCGGTTGCCCGAACCCGCGTGAGACACGAGGAGGGGCCGATCCTCGCGGACCGGCCCCTCCCCTGATCGACCATCGTCGGTCGATCCGACG is a genomic window containing:
- a CDS encoding LysR family transcriptional regulator ArgP → MDLPLEHLRTLAAAVDAGTLDRAAAQLGVTPSAVSQRIRAIEQRVGRIVLQRTKPVRPTAAGEPLVRLARQLGLLEREALDALGADDAGGGPRVALAVNADSLITWFLPVLARVTAERAVTFELHREDQERTAQLLEAGTVMGAVTAQREPVSGCVSSPLGRMRYVPVAERAFAERWLPEGPTAAALERAPLVDFDAHDTLQTAFARLRGAESTGPRHVISASAEFAEAVRMGLGWGMLLPGQFEAGVADGSLVVLSDETIEVPLWWQRWNLASPLLDLVSDAVADAARASDALV
- a CDS encoding LysE/ArgO family amino acid transporter codes for the protein MEQQHVIALVSGLGLCLGLIVSIGAQNAVVLRQGLRREHVGLVVLVCVVSDAILQAIGVAGVATLVTSQPWLETVARWAGALFILGYVLLSARRAWRGGGSLQAADAPNAAEDAAGGAVAVRTRRGRLVTLGTILAVTWLNPHAIVETTVVLGSVAATHGEARWWFLAGGIAGSTLWFVLFGYGARYLAPLLRTERAWRVLDGAIAAVMLGIAITLVAG
- a CDS encoding DUF1003 domain-containing protein, which translates into the protein MADRERDQRDRDESFARPKARRRIRMPQSKDRFGRFTEAFARGMGTPAFLIGMTVFCGFWLTYNSIAPAEAQFDPQDQGFPLLTLVLSLQASYAAPLLLLAQNRQDDRDRVQIEQDRLRAERNLNDTEYLAREVVALRMAMRDMATREFIRAELRSFVDDLDERRARDEP
- a CDS encoding aminopeptidase P family protein; translated protein: MTDATTKAQDSAAPATSNRSTTPTSSAFTEHIQSGWADREDAAPEPRAAAAFAAERRARISALHPGVRLVVPAGGLKVRSNDTDYPFRAHPDFTYLTGWGSDAEPDSVLVLEPEGDGQGEGHRATLYFRGPAGRGTTEFYANPAIGEFWVGPRPSLDHVAADLGVATADLGELEGALAGTGAALVVTGADPAVEALVTGANPDGDVLARDLSELRLVKDAHEVAEIQAAVDATARGFDDVIADLTEATRHERGERVVEGAFQRRARLDGNAVGYDTIAASGHHACYLHWTRNDGAVRAGDLILLDAGVEVDSLYTADITRTLPISGTFSPLQRKVYEAVLEAADAAFAIVRPGIVFKEVHAAAMEVIARRTAEWGLLPISAEESLQPDQQLHRRWMVHGTSHHLGLDVHDCAQARRDFYHDGIVREGMVFTIEPGLYFQADDLTVPEELRGIGVRIEDDILVTAEGAVNLSGAIPRTADAVEAWMREVRER
- a CDS encoding general stress protein; this translates as MFQRAAAGDQGLPRGVVVASYETYDQAQAAIAKVSGSDTELAGLAIIGNDLKLVERIVGRLTWGKVAMRGALRGLGFGAFMGLMFLLFVPEAVGSVLVFPLLGLAFGILLSVVQHSIVRRKRDFASTQQVLASRYDVVAPQESAGRAMHIIGQRQAGQQQGTVPTEAQLQAAPPPAPEQRMPSTPEPTSPDEAPSAEPGQGPASRDPQAPPAP
- a CDS encoding magnesium transporter MgtE N-terminal domain-containing protein codes for the protein MSAPTVFVARLAGAGVFDPAGERIGKVRDVVTVPRQDASPRVVGLVVEDRGRQRVFLSIGRVLSIGGGQLIASAISERRFSQRGSERLLLADVIGRTVTLQDGTTALVEDLSIAERGPGEWEVHELFLRKPKTGPFGKGPTTLALWNEVRHELDAEHDTEHLLAALEELPAADAASAMLDLPTQRMIEVAEDLSDDRLADILEEMHEDRQLEILDALGDHRMADVLDQMEPDDAADLIGHMPAERGETLLELMDPEEAEDVRMLLSFGADTAGGLMTTEPIILASDATVAEALALMRRHEVAPALAAAICVTLPPYEAPTGRFLGMVHFQRLLRYPPNERVGTLLDELIEPVLVSDTAAEVTRRMAAYNLVSVPVVDPAGRLVGVVTIDDVLDHLLPADWRAQEEGSHG
- a CDS encoding O-methyltransferase; this translates as MQTSPLIAKYLDDLAAEDEVLTGARDASVELGITPIAPAVGAQLAAIAAATQASAILEVGTGAGVSGLWLLRGAPGATLTSIDTELDHQQHARSSFARAGIPVTRARLITGRARDVLPRMNESSYDIVLIDADPAGLLEYVEHALSLVRVGGSVLVAHALLGGRVADPAQRGDAVADLRALLRELSTSDAVRAAISPVGDGLLQIVRLPEPA
- a CDS encoding Sec-independent protein translocase family protein; the protein is MSLAGITLDKLLIIAILAAVLIGPERLPALAERLGTLVRGLRDLAGGAKERMREEMGPEFDEVDWRKLDPRQYDPRRIVRDALRDDPPARPDFRTAAAASAVASVTSLPRRQQGPMRFDDEAT
- a CDS encoding Mrp/NBP35 family ATP-binding protein, coding for MTASLDPALERALRAVIDPEIRRPLVELDMIPSATLDGGVARIALELTVAACPAADRIEADVRQAAAQVEGVERVEVAVGVMEPATRQALVERLRGSRPQQFGPGTLTRIIAIASGKGGVGKSTVTANLAVALAARGLAVGVIDADVHGYSIPALLGTDARPTRVGDMMMPPEAHGVRLVSIGMFVEGNRSVSWRGPMLHRTLAQFLTDVWWGDLDVLLIDMPPGTGDVAISLGQLLPHAEVLVVTTPQSAAADVAERAAEVARQTGQSVLGVVENMAGLPQPDGTILELFGSGGGDEAARRLGVPLLARIPLSIALREGGDAGAPVVASTPADPAASAVIRLAEALRGTRPIAGRSLPLAPA